The following proteins are encoded in a genomic region of Galbibacter sp. BG1:
- a CDS encoding exonuclease domain-containing protein, with translation MYAILDIETTGGKYNEEGITEIAIYKFDGHKTVDRFISLVNPEKEIQPFVVKLTGINNAMLQTAPKFHEVAKRIVEITDGTTLVAHNAQFDYRILQTEFRRLGYDFQRKSLCTVELAKELIPDQPSYSLGKLVRSLGIPVSDRHRASGDAQATVKLFKMLLAKDTSKQIVQSNIRSENIGQLNPRLMDIVAQLPTSVGVFYIHDTDGEIVYIAKSQNIQKRVNKIFASSSKKNKKLQKEVKAVTYEETGNELIALLKENAEVKKNNPKYNVKHKKLFTHTLFAKENKEGYITLKIGKADNRKSYVTTFANYQQGYNFLHSVGEEFSLCNKLNGLSGAKKNCYNYTIDKCHGACIEKEDVKTYNKRVKKALYKYGLQDNTFIISDRGREVNERSAVYIKDGVFKGIGFYELNHQINNQTILESIITPMENTPNASHLIQLYLRKKKSVKVIPVSFEK, from the coding sequence ATGTACGCAATACTCGATATAGAAACTACTGGAGGTAAATACAATGAAGAAGGGATTACCGAGATTGCTATTTATAAATTCGATGGGCACAAAACAGTCGACCGGTTTATAAGTTTGGTAAATCCAGAAAAGGAAATTCAACCATTTGTTGTAAAATTAACCGGTATTAACAATGCCATGCTGCAAACGGCCCCTAAATTTCATGAAGTGGCTAAAAGGATTGTCGAAATTACCGATGGCACTACTCTAGTGGCCCATAACGCCCAATTTGATTATAGAATCTTACAAACAGAATTTAGAAGGTTGGGTTACGATTTTCAACGGAAATCACTTTGTACCGTAGAATTGGCCAAAGAGCTAATTCCAGATCAACCTTCCTACAGTCTTGGGAAACTGGTTCGTTCTTTGGGAATTCCTGTAAGCGATAGACATCGGGCAAGCGGAGATGCCCAAGCCACGGTAAAACTTTTTAAAATGCTGTTGGCCAAAGACACTTCCAAGCAAATCGTTCAAAGCAATATACGCTCGGAGAATATCGGCCAACTTAACCCGAGGCTAATGGACATCGTGGCACAATTACCCACATCGGTAGGAGTGTTTTATATTCACGATACAGATGGGGAAATAGTATATATTGCTAAGAGTCAAAATATTCAAAAAAGGGTCAATAAAATATTTGCTTCCTCTTCCAAAAAGAATAAAAAACTACAAAAAGAGGTGAAAGCCGTAACTTACGAAGAAACCGGTAATGAACTGATTGCGCTTTTAAAAGAAAATGCAGAAGTAAAAAAGAACAACCCAAAATACAATGTTAAGCATAAAAAACTATTTACCCACACTTTGTTTGCCAAGGAAAATAAAGAAGGATATATAACCTTAAAAATAGGCAAAGCCGATAATAGAAAAAGTTATGTTACCACCTTTGCAAACTATCAGCAGGGATATAATTTTTTGCACAGCGTTGGGGAAGAGTTCTCTCTTTGCAATAAGTTAAACGGACTTTCGGGGGCGAAGAAAAACTGTTACAATTACACCATAGATAAATGTCATGGAGCTTGTATTGAAAAAGAAGATGTAAAGACTTACAATAAGAGAGTAAAAAAAGCTCTTTACAAATATGGACTGCAGGATAATACATTTATAATTTCCGACAGAGGCCGTGAGGTAAATGAAAGAAGTGCGGTTTACATCAAAGATGGTGTTTTTAAAGGTATTGGGTTTTACGAACTCAATCACCAGATCAACAATCAAACCATACTGGAATCCATAATTACCCCTATGGAAAACACCCCAAATGCCAGCCACCTTATACAATTGTATTTAAGAAAAAAGAAGTCGGTGAAAGTAATACCTGTATCATTTGAAAAATAA
- a CDS encoding ion transporter — protein sequence MKNKDQKSANWKHKLHEIIYEADTPMGKWFDILLFIIIILSIILVMLESIKSFDAKYHSYLLTAEWVITIFFTIEYLARIISIKKPQHYIFSFYGIVDFLSTIPLYLSFFLAGSQVLLAVRALRLLRVFRILKLVRFIGEASQLKEAIKSSRAKIAVFIYVVLILSVIMGTVMYLIEGADAGFTSIPRSIYWTIVTLTTVGYGDIAPVTDIGQIIAAIIMILGYGIIAVPTGIVTVEFAKQGTKTTSEKNSNTIQEIHTNTQVCQNCNADNHKDHATYCYNCGNYLNEQ from the coding sequence TTGAAAAATAAAGATCAGAAATCAGCCAATTGGAAACACAAACTTCATGAAATTATTTATGAAGCAGATACTCCCATGGGAAAATGGTTCGATATTTTACTTTTCATAATTATCATTTTAAGCATCATACTGGTTATGCTGGAAAGCATAAAGTCCTTTGACGCCAAATACCATTCCTATCTGCTAACAGCCGAATGGGTAATAACCATATTTTTCACCATAGAATATTTGGCCAGAATTATTTCCATTAAAAAACCACAACACTATATTTTTAGCTTTTATGGGATTGTAGACTTCCTATCTACTATTCCGCTCTATTTATCTTTTTTCTTAGCGGGATCTCAAGTCCTCTTAGCGGTTAGGGCGTTAAGATTGCTACGGGTATTCAGAATTTTAAAACTGGTTCGCTTTATTGGCGAGGCATCACAACTTAAAGAGGCTATAAAATCAAGCAGGGCAAAAATTGCCGTGTTTATTTATGTAGTTCTTATTTTATCGGTTATCATGGGAACTGTTATGTATCTTATTGAAGGCGCCGATGCCGGTTTTACGAGTATTCCCAGAAGTATTTATTGGACCATAGTTACCCTCACCACCGTTGGTTATGGAGATATTGCACCGGTTACGGATATCGGACAAATAATTGCGGCCATAATTATGATTCTTGGTTATGGGATTATTGCCGTTCCCACAGGCATTGTTACTGTGGAGTTTGCCAAACAAGGCACCAAAACAACCTCCGAAAAAAACAGCAATACCATTCAAGAAATTCACACAAATACTCAAGTTTGCCAGAATTGCAATGCAGATAACCATAAAGACCATGCAACCTATTGTTATAACTGCGGAAATTATTTAAATGAACAATAA
- the miaA gene encoding tRNA (adenosine(37)-N6)-dimethylallyltransferase MiaA produces the protein MNNKHLITVVGPTAIGKTALAIDLANAFSTEIISSDSRQFFKEMKIGTAVPNDEEMNQAKHHFIQHKSIFENYSVGDFERDAISLLDRLFKKHEMVVMAGGSGLYNKAVIEGLDDFPEIDPGIRQTLNKQLSEDGILGLQSSLKELDPEHYQNMDIDNPHRLIRALEICLGTGKPYSSFLNRQKENRPFKTITVGLTADRAVVYDRINRRVDIMMKQGLLEEAKQLYDHRNLNALQTVGYKELFEYFDGNWTLDFAVSEIKKNTRRFAKRQFTWLRKDENVLWFDYETDINFILSSLYSAMSV, from the coding sequence ATGAACAATAAACACTTAATAACTGTTGTCGGGCCTACCGCCATAGGTAAAACGGCATTGGCTATTGATTTGGCAAATGCCTTTTCTACGGAGATCATTTCTTCAGATTCCCGACAGTTTTTTAAGGAAATGAAAATAGGCACTGCCGTTCCAAATGACGAGGAGATGAATCAGGCAAAACATCATTTTATTCAGCATAAGAGTATTTTCGAAAACTATTCCGTAGGAGATTTTGAAAGAGATGCCATCTCCCTACTCGATCGGCTTTTTAAAAAACATGAAATGGTTGTAATGGCCGGCGGAAGCGGACTTTATAATAAAGCTGTTATTGAGGGTCTTGACGATTTTCCCGAGATAGACCCAGGGATAAGGCAAACACTCAACAAGCAACTTTCAGAAGATGGTATTTTAGGCTTGCAAAGCTCTTTAAAGGAATTGGATCCCGAGCATTACCAAAATATGGATATCGATAATCCGCACCGACTTATTCGAGCGTTGGAAATTTGTTTAGGCACTGGGAAACCATATTCTTCATTTTTAAACCGACAAAAGGAAAATAGACCGTTTAAAACCATTACAGTTGGACTAACCGCCGACCGCGCTGTTGTTTACGATCGTATTAATCGTCGCGTAGATATTATGATGAAACAGGGGCTTTTGGAAGAAGCCAAACAGCTTTATGACCACCGAAACCTAAACGCCTTACAAACGGTGGGATACAAAGAGCTTTTTGAATATTTTGATGGCAATTGGACACTTGATTTTGCCGTGTCGGAAATTAAAAAAAATACCCGTCGTTTCGCCAAACGGCAATTTACCTGGCTCCGGAAAGATGAGAATGTATTGTGGTTTGATTATGAAACAGATATCAATTTTATTTTATCTTCATTGTATTCAGCGATGAGTGTTTAA
- a CDS encoding thioredoxin family protein yields the protein MRLKILFFIILFIPKVYSQSSNYSIGSIPLDSIKKIEDFKWLESRYNNFKPNKNILDKFNGNIEEYSVKVFIGTWCGDSKSFFPKFLKSLEYLGVENESIELFGINRKKDEPKLLVESFNIKFVPTAIFYKKGREINRIVEYPQENVEQDIIDILIKEKEYIPFHPIK from the coding sequence ATGAGGTTAAAAATCCTTTTTTTTATTATACTCTTTATTCCTAAAGTTTATAGCCAGAGCAGTAATTATTCGATAGGAAGTATCCCGTTGGATTCCATAAAAAAAATTGAGGATTTCAAATGGCTGGAAAGCAGATATAATAATTTTAAACCCAATAAGAATATACTTGACAAGTTTAATGGAAACATTGAAGAGTATTCAGTAAAAGTCTTTATTGGCACTTGGTGTGGTGATAGTAAATCTTTCTTCCCAAAATTCTTAAAATCATTAGAGTACTTAGGAGTAGAAAATGAAAGTATTGAACTTTTTGGCATTAATAGAAAAAAAGACGAACCAAAGCTACTTGTGGAGTCCTTTAACATCAAATTTGTGCCTACGGCTATATTTTACAAGAAAGGAAGGGAGATTAATAGAATTGTTGAATACCCACAAGAAAATGTTGAGCAAGATATCATCGATATACTAATAAAAGAAAAAGAATATATCCCCTTTCATCCTATAAAATAA
- a CDS encoding GLPGLI family protein, with translation MSKKIVLLNFLLFFVSSLFSQSGIVEYKVDYVRNENYNDFAKKLEREMSLMSFQLSYTGTESYYKKLPNVPVDELTAKMATVAARSYENWYQNPKTKIASFNRDIAGTTYLVTFENQMNDWHLSNETKKIEDYVCYKATKKEYNTRTDSYFTTIAWYTPEIPFPYGPSGYGGLPGLILELKYKAAIITATHIILNPDKKIRYPKPLQNHIIDSKQMVKIMRQNRKVTPD, from the coding sequence ATGTCCAAGAAAATAGTTTTACTAAATTTTTTACTTTTTTTTGTTTCCTCCTTATTTTCTCAATCTGGTATAGTTGAGTACAAGGTAGATTATGTTCGTAATGAAAATTACAATGACTTTGCAAAAAAGCTCGAACGTGAAATGTCTTTAATGTCTTTCCAACTTTCTTATACGGGTACTGAATCTTATTATAAAAAATTACCAAATGTTCCAGTAGATGAATTAACTGCAAAAATGGCCACAGTGGCTGCGAGATCCTACGAAAATTGGTATCAAAATCCTAAAACCAAAATAGCTTCTTTCAATAGAGATATTGCAGGTACAACTTACTTAGTAACATTTGAAAACCAAATGAATGACTGGCATTTAAGTAATGAAACAAAGAAAATTGAAGATTATGTCTGTTACAAGGCTACAAAAAAGGAGTATAACACACGTACAGACAGCTATTTTACAACTATTGCTTGGTACACACCTGAAATTCCTTTTCCTTATGGTCCTAGTGGATATGGTGGTCTACCAGGCTTAATCCTTGAATTAAAGTACAAAGCCGCAATAATTACAGCCACTCATATCATCTTGAATCCTGACAAAAAAATAAGATACCCCAAGCCATTGCAAAACCACATAATTGACTCTAAACAAATGGTTAAGATTATGCGCCAAAATAGAAAAGTGACCCCAGACTAA
- a CDS encoding TonB-dependent receptor has translation MILRILVAFLFCACLKSYSQNVKFGGQITNEEGDPVVNANVLAITKYKDVPPKLGVTDDDGSFKLSLKSQTTYTVTVTHMGYETYSKVLIVKLQDVTYNIKLKAATNELEEVVINYTPPIEVKKDTTVYKVDAFTNGKERKLGAVLKKLPGVEVTRDGEVFFKNQKVSQVLVEDKTFFNGRTKMAVDNIPADVVNEIEMIEDYNETPFMKAVENSNELVMNVSLKEDKKKFLFGSIETAAGIEKAYKIHPSLFKYQPKLVYNVIADANNIYEKSFTLADYFSFEGETSPDRILRVLNSPITKFLQNNRYYSNNHLFGGVNFQFNPNEKNELRVFSLFLKDRSNSNITNRNVYQASGIEELRSQESLKKHDILLSKVKYKYSPDENTVLKLETNFEKTALKASDQNITNSENLNDQYNFDSDSENLTIAGKMEFEKWFSDKNISKGTLNLSYENVDLDQQWLSARNIFNPAIPVIDTSFFSVNGSERNEVVNLNFNLEHFYRPSRIELLTFSFNGNINRNNLSYFNFQEINNTSFSFPNFNNYFVNQVNVLNNSISYKRYFFGKLIIEGGLNYQYVFWNDNQINLRNSQIEHHILPDLNVEWEFKENKKVEFTYRQTRINPIPDLRLNSLKILDFNRIFRGDPYLDQMLTERFLLKLSLTKTYGWSYYANLGLRKHKHPITNVVEFNGINGINTPFQFNGNTNGYDAVLRLKYNRRYWKASFENAYYRNETLSVLNQAETKTISQSINNSLNFNTNLENAPNIDFSFKNMFIINDNPFFFNETNITELESAIEYDLNNWKFKASYFQTFYKNLTFGNNSNYNTINASVFYHKEDSLWEFGIDFYNLGNNVSEISNSYNETLFNEQRIRVFPRTIMLQVNYKL, from the coding sequence ATGATCTTAAGAATATTAGTTGCATTCTTATTTTGTGCGTGTCTTAAAAGTTACAGTCAAAATGTGAAGTTTGGCGGACAGATCACTAATGAAGAAGGGGATCCTGTGGTTAATGCCAACGTTTTAGCCATTACAAAATATAAAGACGTACCTCCTAAACTTGGAGTGACTGATGACGATGGAAGTTTTAAACTATCCTTAAAATCCCAAACAACCTATACCGTTACTGTTACCCATATGGGTTATGAAACCTATTCCAAGGTTTTAATTGTCAAACTTCAGGATGTAACATACAACATTAAACTGAAAGCGGCCACTAATGAGTTAGAGGAAGTTGTAATTAACTATACTCCACCTATTGAGGTTAAAAAGGACACCACGGTCTATAAGGTGGACGCATTCACTAATGGTAAAGAAAGAAAACTTGGAGCAGTTCTAAAGAAATTGCCTGGAGTAGAAGTAACGAGGGATGGAGAGGTGTTTTTTAAAAATCAAAAAGTTTCTCAAGTCCTTGTCGAAGATAAAACTTTTTTTAACGGAAGGACCAAAATGGCTGTGGATAATATTCCTGCCGATGTAGTTAATGAAATTGAAATGATTGAAGACTATAATGAAACACCGTTTATGAAAGCGGTAGAAAACTCTAATGAATTGGTAATGAATGTTAGTCTAAAAGAGGACAAAAAAAAGTTTTTATTTGGAAGTATTGAAACCGCAGCTGGTATAGAGAAAGCTTACAAAATACATCCTAGCCTTTTTAAATATCAACCTAAATTGGTTTACAATGTTATTGCCGATGCGAACAATATCTATGAAAAATCTTTTACGCTAGCTGATTACTTTTCCTTTGAAGGGGAAACAAGCCCAGACAGAATTCTTCGGGTCTTAAACTCACCAATAACTAAGTTTTTACAAAACAATCGTTATTATAGTAACAACCACTTATTTGGTGGCGTTAATTTTCAATTTAATCCAAATGAAAAAAATGAATTAAGGGTGTTTTCTCTTTTTTTAAAAGATAGGTCTAATTCTAATATTACCAATAGAAACGTTTATCAAGCAAGCGGAATTGAAGAGCTTAGATCTCAAGAATCTTTAAAGAAACATGATATTCTCCTCAGTAAAGTTAAATACAAATATTCCCCCGATGAAAATACGGTTTTAAAGCTTGAAACCAATTTTGAAAAAACCGCCCTAAAAGCTTCCGATCAAAACATTACCAATTCAGAAAATCTTAATGATCAGTACAATTTTGATAGTGATAGTGAAAATTTGACAATTGCAGGTAAAATGGAATTTGAAAAATGGTTTTCAGACAAAAATATTTCAAAGGGTACTTTGAATTTAAGTTATGAAAATGTTGATTTAGATCAACAATGGTTAAGCGCTCGTAATATTTTCAACCCAGCTATTCCGGTTATCGACACTTCATTTTTTTCTGTAAATGGTAGCGAAAGAAACGAAGTAGTAAACCTAAATTTCAACTTAGAACATTTCTATAGACCTTCAAGAATTGAACTTTTAACTTTTTCTTTTAATGGTAATATCAACCGGAATAACCTTTCATACTTTAATTTTCAAGAAATCAACAATACGAGCTTCTCATTTCCCAATTTCAACAACTATTTTGTGAATCAAGTCAATGTTTTAAATAATAGCATTAGTTATAAACGCTATTTCTTTGGAAAATTGATAATTGAAGGAGGGCTAAATTACCAATATGTTTTTTGGAATGATAATCAAATCAATTTAAGAAATAGTCAAATTGAGCATCATATATTACCCGATTTAAATGTTGAATGGGAGTTTAAAGAAAATAAAAAAGTTGAATTTACGTATCGCCAGACCCGGATTAATCCTATTCCCGATTTACGCTTAAATTCATTAAAAATTTTAGATTTTAATAGAATCTTTAGAGGGGATCCCTATTTAGACCAAATGCTCACCGAGCGATTTTTACTAAAATTATCTTTAACAAAAACTTACGGTTGGAGTTACTACGCAAATCTAGGTTTGCGTAAACATAAACATCCAATTACTAATGTGGTTGAATTTAATGGAATCAATGGTATTAACACACCATTTCAGTTTAATGGAAATACAAATGGATATGATGCCGTTTTAAGATTAAAATATAACCGACGGTATTGGAAAGCATCTTTCGAAAACGCTTATTACAGAAATGAAACACTTTCTGTTTTAAATCAGGCTGAAACAAAAACAATATCTCAAAGTATAAATAATTCTTTAAATTTTAATACAAATTTAGAAAATGCACCCAATATCGATTTTTCATTTAAAAACATGTTTATTATTAATGATAATCCTTTCTTTTTTAACGAAACAAACATCACAGAGTTGGAATCTGCCATTGAATATGATCTAAACAATTGGAAATTTAAAGCTTCATACTTTCAGACTTTTTATAAAAATCTAACCTTCGGAAATAATTCTAATTACAACACAATCAATGCTTCAGTTTTTTATCATAAAGAAGATTCTTTGTGGGAATTTGGAATTGACTTCTATAACCTTGGAAACAACGTTTCAGAGATTTCTAATTCTTACAATGAAACGTTATTTAATGAACAACGAATAAGGGTTTTTCCGAGAACAATTATGCTACAAGTAAATTATAAGCTCTAA
- the ychF gene encoding redox-regulated ATPase YchF: protein MKAGIVGLPNVGKSTLFNCLSNAKAQSANFPFCTIEPNLGVVNVPDSRLQKLESLVNPERVMPATVEIVDIAGLVKGASKGEGLGNQFLGNIRECNAIIHVLRCFENDNIVHVDGNVNPIRDKETIDIELQLKDLETVDKRLEKVKRAAKTGDKDAQMEEALLLRFKTALESGISARAVDVTEDEAEFIANFQLLTAKPILYVCNVDEGAAKDGNEYVAKVKEAVKDENAEVIVLAVAIEADIAELEDYEERKMFLEDIGLEEPGASKLIRAAYKLLDLQTYFTAGVKEVRAWTIPVGSTAPQAAGVIHTDFEKGFIRAEVIGYNDYVNYGSENKVKEAGKMRVEGKEYIVKDGDVMHFRFNV, encoded by the coding sequence GTGAAAGCTGGAATTGTAGGGTTACCTAATGTTGGAAAATCAACTTTGTTTAATTGTTTATCGAATGCAAAAGCACAAAGTGCCAATTTTCCCTTTTGTACTATCGAACCTAATTTAGGGGTGGTAAACGTGCCAGATAGCCGTTTGCAAAAACTGGAATCCTTAGTTAATCCCGAGCGTGTAATGCCTGCAACAGTAGAGATTGTGGATATTGCCGGATTGGTAAAAGGAGCCAGCAAAGGAGAAGGATTGGGAAATCAGTTTTTAGGGAATATACGTGAATGTAATGCTATTATTCACGTGTTGCGTTGCTTTGAAAATGACAATATTGTTCACGTAGACGGAAATGTAAATCCTATTCGCGACAAAGAAACCATCGATATTGAACTTCAGCTAAAAGACCTGGAAACGGTTGATAAAAGGTTGGAAAAAGTGAAAAGAGCGGCTAAAACAGGCGATAAAGATGCCCAAATGGAAGAAGCGTTGTTGCTGCGTTTTAAAACCGCTTTGGAAAGTGGGATTTCGGCCCGTGCAGTAGACGTTACCGAAGACGAAGCAGAATTCATTGCAAACTTTCAACTGTTAACCGCAAAGCCTATTCTTTACGTGTGTAATGTAGATGAAGGTGCGGCTAAAGACGGAAATGAATATGTGGCAAAGGTAAAAGAGGCCGTTAAGGATGAAAATGCGGAAGTAATTGTATTGGCGGTTGCTATTGAAGCAGACATCGCAGAATTGGAGGATTACGAAGAACGTAAAATGTTTTTGGAAGATATTGGTTTGGAAGAGCCGGGTGCTTCAAAATTAATTCGCGCTGCTTATAAATTACTCGATTTACAAACCTATTTCACTGCTGGTGTTAAGGAAGTTCGTGCTTGGACCATTCCAGTTGGTTCAACGGCGCCACAAGCGGCAGGGGTTATCCACACCGATTTCGAAAAGGGTTTTATTAGAGCTGAAGTAATTGGTTACAATGATTATGTAAACTATGGAAGCGAAAATAAGGTAAAGGAAGCCGGGAAAATGCGAGTAGAAGGGAAGGAGTACATCGTAAAAGATGGAGATGTGATGCATTTTAGGTTTAATGTTTAG
- a CDS encoding YitT family protein — protein MNSFFKKIIVDRVRRKYREGGKNGESDQRSFKKQVTDLEVEISHEIHDIFYILMGVLAASFGLKGFLLPSSFIDGGVTGISLITRELTNIPLSILIFVLNLPFVILAYFAISKRFAISSIIGIFLLALAVHFIPFPMVTNDKILIAAFGGFFLGLGIGMAIRGGAIIDGTEVLAIYISRKSSLTVGNVILLFNIVIFITAAYIFSTEIALYAILTYFSASKTVDFVIDGIEEFIGVTIISDKYNDIRKAIIHKMGRGCTIIKGQRGYSPDNSPLKNIDIVYTVITRLEMSALKTEIDKIDKNAFIIMNSVKDTKGGMIKKKPLTKIKS, from the coding sequence ATGAATTCTTTTTTTAAGAAAATTATTGTAGATCGTGTTCGAAGGAAATACCGCGAAGGCGGTAAGAATGGCGAATCGGATCAGCGAAGTTTTAAAAAACAAGTTACCGATCTTGAAGTGGAAATTTCACATGAAATTCATGATATCTTTTATATTTTAATGGGTGTTTTAGCGGCATCCTTCGGTCTTAAGGGTTTTCTGCTCCCGAGTTCTTTTATAGATGGCGGCGTAACTGGAATTTCCCTCATTACAAGAGAGCTTACCAACATCCCGCTTTCCATCCTAATCTTTGTTTTAAACCTGCCTTTTGTAATCCTAGCCTATTTTGCCATAAGTAAAAGATTTGCCATAAGTAGTATTATTGGGATATTTCTATTGGCACTGGCGGTACATTTTATCCCCTTCCCCATGGTAACCAACGATAAAATATTAATAGCTGCTTTTGGTGGGTTTTTCCTAGGTCTTGGCATTGGCATGGCAATTCGTGGAGGCGCCATTATAGACGGCACGGAAGTTCTCGCTATCTACATTAGTAGAAAATCGAGTCTTACCGTTGGGAATGTGATCCTCCTTTTCAATATTGTAATTTTTATAACTGCCGCTTATATATTTTCCACAGAAATAGCGTTGTATGCCATCTTAACTTATTTTTCGGCCTCTAAAACCGTGGATTTCGTAATAGATGGTATCGAGGAGTTTATTGGGGTAACTATCATTTCTGATAAATACAACGACATCCGTAAAGCCATTATCCATAAAATGGGGCGTGGTTGCACTATTATAAAAGGGCAACGAGGTTATTCTCCGGATAACTCCCCGCTCAAAAACATCGATATTGTATACACCGTAATAACACGATTGGAAATGTCTGCCCTAAAAACTGAGATTGATAAAATTGATAAAAATGCATTTATCATTATGAATTCTGTTAAAGACACCAAAGGCGGGATGATTAAAAAGAAACCTTTAACAAAAATTAAATCGTAG
- a CDS encoding VOC family protein: MLQGIHHIAIISSDYKTSKHFYTEILGLDIIREVYREERNSYKLDLALNGVYVIELFSFPNPPKRTSRPEATGLRHLAFAAENLDVYIEQLSKNKIKIEGIRIDEHTGKRFTFFSDPDDLPIELYEI, encoded by the coding sequence GTGCTACAAGGAATACACCATATCGCCATTATTTCTTCGGACTATAAAACATCTAAACATTTTTATACTGAAATATTAGGCTTGGACATAATTCGTGAAGTGTATCGAGAAGAACGTAACTCTTACAAATTGGACTTGGCACTAAATGGCGTATACGTTATAGAGTTATTCTCCTTTCCCAATCCGCCTAAACGTACCAGCCGACCGGAAGCAACTGGATTAAGACATTTGGCCTTTGCTGCTGAAAATCTAGATGTTTACATTGAGCAACTTTCTAAAAATAAAATTAAAATAGAAGGCATTAGAATTGATGAACACACGGGAAAACGCTTTACCTTTTTTTCTGATCCCGACGATCTTCCTATTGAATTGTATGAAATATAA
- a CDS encoding vWA domain-containing protein — MKFIKTIFSLVCIASLFMACGSSDDDFNGDGGIPDCLGFEKATLKITIQDEFTTLPGKVSVFFKVNDTKGNAVPNLQASNFNIFEQGSNDNCPRSISPSEAFSRISPNEQIFNTNTLLVLDLSNSVLSSSLEELKTASTSFIDQVMPTTPSEQYKMAIYWFDGEEELHELNPLTTNKEELKMAIEGVTDSISSDASTNLYGAVVQSTKIADDILKENEANDILAASSVVIFTDGTDQAARVPESTALNTVENADENISFFTIGLGNEIDNVVLEKIGKTGSAFANNKEELEDTFEEISENVAGQAKSYYLFEYCSPKRSGINDLIIQAVQGEKQGSVKTQFDATGFTGGCK, encoded by the coding sequence ATGAAATTTATCAAAACGATATTTAGTTTAGTGTGTATAGCAAGTCTTTTTATGGCTTGTGGTTCATCTGATGATGATTTTAATGGTGATGGAGGTATTCCCGACTGTCTTGGTTTTGAAAAAGCGACCTTAAAAATTACCATTCAAGATGAATTCACGACCCTCCCGGGAAAAGTTTCCGTTTTTTTTAAGGTAAACGATACCAAAGGAAATGCGGTTCCTAACCTTCAGGCTAGTAATTTTAATATTTTTGAGCAGGGATCCAACGATAACTGCCCAAGAAGTATTTCACCTTCCGAAGCATTCAGTAGAATTTCACCAAACGAACAAATATTCAATACGAACACTTTATTGGTATTGGATTTAAGTAACAGTGTATTGAGTTCAAGTCTGGAGGAGTTAAAAACGGCATCCACAAGTTTTATCGATCAGGTTATGCCAACAACACCCAGCGAACAGTACAAAATGGCCATTTATTGGTTTGATGGAGAAGAAGAGTTACACGAACTGAATCCGCTTACCACGAATAAAGAAGAACTAAAAATGGCAATTGAAGGTGTTACGGATTCCATTAGTAGCGATGCTTCTACCAACTTATACGGTGCCGTGGTACAGTCCACAAAAATTGCAGACGATATATTAAAGGAAAATGAGGCCAATGATATTTTGGCGGCATCTTCTGTGGTTATTTTTACAGATGGTACCGACCAAGCCGCAAGGGTTCCAGAAAGTACCGCATTGAATACGGTAGAAAATGCCGATGAGAATATTTCTTTCTTTACTATTGGATTAGGAAACGAAATTGACAATGTAGTATTGGAAAAAATTGGTAAAACCGGAAGTGCCTTCGCCAACAATAAAGAGGAGCTGGAAGATACTTTTGAAGAAATTTCTGAAAACGTAGCTGGACAAGCAAAGAGTTATTACCTATTTGAATATTGTAGTCCGAAACGAAGTGGTATCAACGATTTAATAATACAAGCCGTACAAGGAGAAAAACAAGGCTCTGTAAAAACACAATTCGACGCTACTGGATTTACAGGAGGATGTAAATAA